In Pseudobdellovibrionaceae bacterium, the following proteins share a genomic window:
- a CDS encoding potassium transporter TrkA: protein MALIPILSFLIVVLLSFLVIRIGSSLLSLTGLDEDTSRFQAISAFTGVGFTTTESETITKNTARRKIVILLMLAGNVGIVTMVSTLLLSFIHLSEADEKISYAMGMVIGLALLIVLMRSARINDFVIGFIARILRKWVESETMNYHKIMKLERGYAINEFVVLPDNWLANKSLAQSRVSDEGIIVLGIYRPDGTYFGAPSGEVFINGNDKIILYGKESVCLNLARRQQGTAGDQVHQILAAQTGASKE, encoded by the coding sequence GTGGCACTCATTCCTATTCTTTCATTTCTCATCGTTGTTCTTTTGTCGTTTTTGGTTATTCGAATTGGCTCCAGCCTTCTCAGCCTGACTGGCCTGGATGAAGACACCTCTCGGTTTCAGGCGATTTCCGCCTTTACCGGGGTTGGCTTTACCACAACCGAATCCGAGACCATCACCAAGAATACGGCACGTAGGAAAATTGTTATCCTACTTATGTTAGCGGGCAATGTGGGGATCGTCACCATGGTCTCCACCCTCCTACTTTCATTTATTCACCTTTCAGAAGCAGACGAAAAGATTTCTTATGCCATGGGGATGGTAATCGGGCTTGCTCTGCTGATCGTTTTGATGAGAAGCGCCCGAATCAATGACTTTGTTATTGGCTTTATAGCCAGAATACTCCGCAAGTGGGTAGAATCAGAGACAATGAACTATCATAAAATTATGAAGCTTGAACGCGGCTATGCAATCAACGAGTTCGTGGTTCTTCCTGACAATTGGCTCGCTAACAAATCCCTGGCTCAATCTCGTGTTTCTGACGAGGGCATTATTGTCCTCGGCATATATCGACCCGACGGAACTTACTTTGGCGCTCCGAGCGGGGAAGTTTTCATCAATGGCAACGATAAGATTATTCTCTACGGCAAGGAGTCCGTTTGCCTCAACCTGGCTCGCCGCCAACAGGGGACTGCCGGTGATCAGGTCCATCAGATACTGGCGGCCCAAACAGGAGCCTCGAAAGAGTAG
- a CDS encoding peptidylprolyl isomerase has translation MTISKDHVVEIAYTLTDDNGKVLDSSQGRGPLAYLHGARNIIPGLESELEGKTIGDALKVTVAPAQAYGERNDKLINEVPRTELAQIPDLQVGIQLQAQSPQGVQIFTVTAVGDDTVTLDGNHPLAGMTLHFDVQIVHVRKATEEELAHGHVHGPGGHQH, from the coding sequence ATGACTATTTCCAAGGACCACGTGGTCGAAATTGCTTACACCCTAACTGACGACAACGGAAAGGTCCTGGACAGTTCCCAAGGTCGTGGCCCATTGGCCTACCTTCATGGTGCGCGTAACATCATTCCTGGATTGGAAAGTGAGCTGGAAGGAAAGACTATCGGTGATGCCCTTAAGGTGACCGTGGCTCCTGCCCAAGCCTATGGCGAGCGCAACGATAAGCTCATCAATGAAGTTCCTCGCACTGAACTCGCTCAGATCCCAGATCTTCAGGTTGGTATTCAACTGCAGGCACAATCTCCTCAAGGTGTGCAAATCTTTACCGTGACGGCGGTCGGCGACGACACTGTCACTTTGGATGGCAATCATCCTTTGGCTGGCATGACCCTTCACTTTGACGTGCAGATCGTTCATGTCAGGAAGGCGACAGAGGAAGAGTTGGCGCATGGGCATGTGCATGGGCCCGGCGGCCACCAACACTAG
- a CDS encoding aldehyde dehydrogenase family protein: protein MSGLTGAGLAVPKTIKLFIDGAFVRTESGRSFPVFEAKSKKLYANLCQASRKDLRNAVTAAQAAQSGWAGRSAYNRSQILYRMAEMAESKRAEFVELLKTTLGYDESSSQAVFDRTLDSFVYYAGFADKYQQLAGSENPVSSPHYNFTCSEPVGVVGLIASESFQLDRLVAQMCAVICSGNSLVVLMEEEGAALLGPLSEVFATSDLPKGVINLLSGYTEELSPIFGDHMEIQSLCYQGTDNQVLAKLREAAAENMKRVATSPEDNLGLENILRFVEFKTVWHPVGS, encoded by the coding sequence ATGTCTGGTCTAACAGGTGCGGGACTGGCAGTACCCAAAACAATTAAACTGTTTATTGACGGTGCCTTTGTACGAACCGAATCTGGCCGATCCTTTCCGGTCTTTGAGGCAAAATCAAAAAAGCTCTACGCCAACCTTTGTCAGGCATCGCGCAAAGACCTGCGAAATGCTGTCACTGCAGCTCAAGCGGCGCAGTCGGGATGGGCTGGGCGCAGTGCTTACAACCGCAGCCAAATTCTCTATCGTATGGCTGAGATGGCGGAAAGCAAGCGAGCTGAGTTTGTCGAGCTGCTCAAGACTACCCTTGGCTACGATGAGAGTTCTTCACAGGCCGTCTTTGATCGTACCCTTGATTCTTTTGTCTATTATGCCGGATTTGCCGATAAGTACCAGCAACTGGCTGGCAGTGAAAACCCTGTCAGTAGCCCTCATTATAATTTTACCTGCTCAGAACCCGTGGGTGTCGTTGGTCTTATTGCCAGCGAGAGTTTTCAATTGGACCGGCTGGTTGCGCAAATGTGTGCGGTGATTTGCTCCGGTAATTCCCTTGTTGTGCTTATGGAAGAAGAAGGTGCTGCTCTTCTCGGCCCCTTGTCTGAAGTTTTCGCGACATCCGACCTGCCTAAAGGGGTGATCAATCTATTGAGCGGATACACCGAGGAGTTGAGTCCCATTTTTGGTGACCACATGGAGATTCAGTCCCTGTGTTACCAGGGTACGGACAATCAGGTGCTGGCCAAGCTCCGTGAAGCAGCGGCAGAGAACATGAAAAGAGTGGCCACCTCTCCTGAGGACAATCTGGGACTGGAGAACATCCTCCGCTTTGTCGAATTTAAAACCGTCTGGCACCCGGTGGGGTCTTGA
- a CDS encoding dienelactone hydrolase family protein has translation MAAVGIVYLIYSTLFGLQKTSTYSGYQLEYLSKIHGEATRQALPMVIVLHGAGADEKDLLNVFDHTDVPLRVISFRGPAKFQRGYTWAKGDGTNKMAAQADYQDQFRMVGKAIAYSTEELKKKYRTRGKPFVFGFSMGATMALYLALHYSDYFAGIFTVGGSLPPEFFTNEGASPIVISSPIYAYHGKNDQIIPFADARASVLKIGELSRDVTFRDFDGGHTIPPNVVVDVGLKMKELLGQ, from the coding sequence GTGGCCGCAGTGGGTATTGTCTACCTCATCTATTCGACATTATTTGGTCTGCAGAAGACGTCCACCTATTCCGGTTATCAACTGGAGTACCTTTCCAAAATCCATGGAGAGGCAACTCGGCAGGCTTTGCCGATGGTGATTGTTCTGCATGGGGCTGGGGCGGACGAAAAGGATTTGTTAAACGTCTTTGATCACACCGATGTTCCCTTGCGGGTCATTTCATTCCGTGGGCCCGCCAAATTTCAGCGCGGATACACTTGGGCCAAGGGAGATGGGACCAACAAAATGGCGGCTCAGGCGGATTACCAGGATCAATTTCGCATGGTGGGGAAAGCCATTGCCTATTCCACGGAGGAGTTGAAGAAAAAATATCGGACCCGAGGCAAGCCCTTTGTTTTCGGTTTTTCCATGGGCGCCACCATGGCCCTTTATTTGGCGCTTCATTATTCGGACTATTTTGCGGGCATCTTTACCGTCGGCGGTTCCCTGCCTCCAGAATTTTTCACAAATGAGGGGGCGAGCCCCATTGTGATTTCTTCTCCGATTTATGCCTATCACGGTAAGAATGACCAGATTATTCCATTTGCGGATGCTCGGGCGTCGGTTCTCAAAATAGGCGAGCTGAGCCGCGATGTGACTTTTCGGGACTTCGATGGAGGGCACACCATTCCGCCCAATGTTGTGGTCGATGTAGGTCTTAAGATGAAGGAGCTTCTCGGCCAATAG
- a CDS encoding GAF domain-containing protein gives MADSSTRLEQQYALFRNLSLAPEFYRGDFTGFSRIATKAISEYFNVQRVGVWLLDNEQRALVSTVQYDSSTGEYSSGTVFPVEMAKLYFAKIFEDRSLPIHDSLTDPVTAEFRESYCRPLNIGALLDSVIHCGADIVGVICLEHVGGPRQWQLDEIFSAGILADQLGNVFALKERDHLLSTMEDHNLDLEKRIKARTSDLEDVLKNQTALLRGICHDLVNSINVVTASCELGRKNPKVDFFDRIMKACSAVVDMTQEVRSFCQFTDKYKQRPALLQENAQAPLLEVCQKSSFVLGDRMRIKSIELEIDIESLCDVVVLAEPFPLVHSVVSNLLSNAIKFSPAQSHIEVRAVHGDGDEIGLVIRDFGTGMSSEKVAEIQRAVTAVESTDGTGGEAGTGYGLMQVKFYLERYGGRMTIRSWQELADGQPAGTEVTLWLKRLYGQSLHVLNSASSHDAA, from the coding sequence ATGGCAGATTCGTCCACAAGACTTGAGCAACAGTACGCTCTATTTCGCAATTTGTCTCTTGCGCCCGAGTTCTACCGCGGGGACTTTACTGGGTTTTCCCGTATTGCGACCAAAGCCATTTCCGAATACTTTAATGTGCAAAGGGTGGGAGTGTGGTTGCTGGACAACGAACAAAGGGCATTGGTAAGTACTGTACAGTATGATTCCTCAACAGGTGAGTACTCCAGTGGGACAGTTTTCCCTGTGGAGATGGCCAAGCTTTATTTTGCCAAGATTTTCGAAGATCGCTCCCTGCCCATTCATGATTCTCTGACTGATCCGGTCACTGCGGAATTTCGTGAGTCCTATTGTCGGCCATTGAACATTGGTGCCCTATTAGACTCGGTCATTCACTGTGGGGCCGACATTGTGGGGGTAATTTGCCTGGAGCATGTCGGTGGTCCAAGGCAGTGGCAGCTGGACGAGATCTTTAGTGCCGGAATTCTGGCCGACCAGTTGGGCAATGTGTTTGCCCTCAAAGAAAGGGATCACCTCCTCAGCACCATGGAGGATCACAATTTGGATCTTGAAAAGCGCATCAAGGCTCGGACATCGGACCTTGAAGACGTATTGAAAAATCAGACAGCTCTATTGCGCGGCATTTGCCACGACCTGGTGAATTCGATTAACGTGGTGACGGCCAGTTGTGAATTGGGTCGGAAAAATCCTAAAGTCGACTTTTTTGATCGCATCATGAAGGCCTGCTCAGCAGTGGTGGATATGACCCAAGAGGTTCGTTCGTTCTGCCAATTCACCGACAAGTACAAGCAGCGCCCGGCACTTCTTCAGGAGAACGCCCAAGCCCCCTTACTTGAGGTTTGTCAAAAGTCGTCCTTTGTATTGGGAGATCGGATGCGCATCAAATCCATTGAATTGGAGATTGATATTGAAAGCCTCTGTGATGTGGTGGTGCTGGCCGAGCCCTTCCCTCTGGTCCACTCTGTGGTGAGTAATTTGCTTTCCAATGCCATTAAGTTTTCCCCTGCTCAGTCTCACATTGAAGTCAGAGCGGTTCACGGAGACGGGGATGAAATCGGCCTGGTGATTCGCGATTTTGGAACTGGCATGAGTTCAGAGAAGGTCGCCGAAATCCAGCGGGCGGTGACGGCGGTGGAGAGCACTGATGGAACCGGTGGTGAGGCGGGCACTGGTTATGGGCTTATGCAAGTGAAGTTTTACCTTGAACGTTACGGCGGACGTATGACGATTCGCTCCTGGCAAGAACTCGCCGATGGCCAACCTGCTGGAACGGAAGTCACTCTGTGGCTAAAGCGCCTTTATGGTCAGTCACTTCATGTACTCAACTCAGCCTCGAGCCACGACGCTGCCTAA
- a CDS encoding OmpA family protein codes for MRHLLLIAIPTLFFVGCVSSGKYDKLDGEFKASQVANEELTKENDGLKKEISGLQDEVKQQGILIQTLKGQLGHASSNVEEMKTALKQAAERKKEAERRIQEYSTLLSRFKKLIDAGKLQVKIVRGRMIVELPSDILFKSGSSRLSDKGEGSIKEVAAVLASIPDREYQIEGHTDNVPIQTSKYPSNWELASDRAITVLNTMLTAGMPPDRISVASFGKYKPLNANETEEERTANRRIEIVVMPDLSTLPGFDELNNISGTATR; via the coding sequence ATGCGACATCTATTATTGATTGCGATCCCCACTTTGTTTTTCGTTGGCTGTGTCTCGTCGGGCAAATACGACAAACTGGATGGAGAGTTTAAGGCATCCCAGGTCGCCAATGAGGAGCTGACGAAAGAAAATGATGGGCTGAAAAAAGAGATTTCTGGCCTTCAGGACGAAGTGAAACAGCAAGGAATCTTAATCCAAACCTTAAAAGGACAGCTGGGCCACGCCTCCTCCAATGTTGAGGAAATGAAAACCGCCCTCAAACAGGCCGCCGAACGCAAGAAGGAAGCAGAAAGGCGGATTCAGGAGTATTCCACTCTATTGAGTCGGTTCAAAAAGCTGATTGATGCCGGCAAACTTCAGGTTAAGATCGTTCGTGGCCGCATGATTGTTGAACTTCCTAGCGACATCCTCTTCAAAAGTGGGTCCTCAAGGTTGTCTGATAAGGGCGAGGGCTCGATTAAAGAAGTGGCCGCCGTGCTCGCAAGCATTCCTGACCGGGAGTACCAAATCGAAGGGCACACCGACAACGTACCAATTCAAACCTCCAAATACCCATCAAATTGGGAGCTGGCATCTGACCGAGCTATCACCGTTTTAAACACCATGTTGACAGCGGGTATGCCTCCGGACAGAATTTCGGTTGCCAGCTTTGGTAAATACAAGCCACTCAACGCCAATGAGACGGAGGAGGAAAGGACTGCCAACCGGCGCATTGAAATTGTCGTCATGCCCGACCTATCCACCCTTCCCGGTTTTGATGAATTGAATAATATCTCTGGAACGGCAACTCGGTAG
- the deoC gene encoding deoxyribose-phosphate aldolase translates to MLRENITIKKPDGHEIPLPFAPVDKVGTVERANFFTTRSIKKDSKLWALYTAIKMVDLTTLEGADTDDRVRQLCAKAIHPAPPYLFAEMTRQAGVQVEPIPSVAAVCVYPNRVKTAVEALQRTGIQVASVATGFPAGQVALDIKLQDVHQAVEAGATEIDMVIDRGAFHEGRYQDVFDEIVAIKKACGKAHLKVILETGELGSFDNIRLASNIAMEAGGDFIKTSTGKIPSAASMPVTLVMLQAIADYYDKTGKKIGMKPAGGIRTAKQAIHYLCMVSEVLGPEWMTPDLFRFGASSLLNDLLRQVYKQATGRYYYSKAFSLD, encoded by the coding sequence ATCTTGAGAGAAAATATCACGATAAAAAAGCCAGACGGTCATGAGATTCCTCTGCCATTTGCTCCCGTGGACAAAGTGGGAACAGTGGAGAGGGCCAACTTTTTTACCACTCGGAGCATTAAAAAAGACTCCAAGCTGTGGGCCCTTTATACAGCGATCAAGATGGTGGATCTCACAACTCTAGAGGGTGCGGATACCGACGATCGAGTTCGCCAGCTGTGTGCCAAGGCCATTCATCCTGCACCACCATATCTGTTTGCGGAAATGACTCGTCAGGCGGGTGTTCAGGTGGAGCCAATTCCCAGTGTGGCGGCAGTTTGTGTTTACCCCAACCGGGTGAAGACAGCAGTGGAGGCACTTCAAAGGACGGGTATTCAAGTGGCTTCAGTGGCCACTGGATTTCCTGCAGGTCAGGTGGCTCTCGACATAAAACTTCAAGATGTACATCAGGCCGTGGAAGCCGGGGCCACTGAAATCGATATGGTCATTGATCGTGGGGCCTTCCACGAAGGTCGTTACCAAGATGTGTTTGACGAAATTGTGGCCATTAAAAAAGCCTGTGGCAAGGCTCACCTAAAAGTTATTTTGGAAACTGGTGAATTGGGGAGCTTTGATAACATCCGCTTAGCTTCGAACATTGCCATGGAAGCCGGTGGCGATTTTATCAAGACCTCCACCGGGAAAATTCCCTCAGCGGCCTCCATGCCCGTAACTCTTGTGATGTTGCAGGCCATTGCTGATTACTACGATAAAACCGGAAAGAAAATCGGCATGAAACCCGCCGGCGGTATTCGCACCGCCAAACAGGCCATTCATTACCTGTGTATGGTCTCCGAGGTGTTGGGGCCGGAGTGGATGACTCCTGATCTCTTTAGGTTTGGCGCTTCGAGTTTGCTTAATGATCTTCTTCGTCAGGTCTATAAACAAGCCACTGGCCGCTACTACTATAGCAAAGCCTTTTCACTGGATTAG
- a CDS encoding viroplasmin family protein produces the protein MIFTDGACSGNPGPGGFGTIVVVPDGRVDELGEGRPSTTNNRMEMVAVIKGLQKIKGMRGDVWVLTDSTYVIRGITQWIWGWKKKGWKTAEGNEVTNRDLWEALAEEVSDRKKFGSLEWKYLRGHQGTPGNERCDEIAVAFTKKKRPSLFSGTLLEYEVPIYDLPEDMSLPPMRPKTEKKAAHSYLSYVNGKLLRHSTWSDCEAQVKGRPGAKFKKATSASDEESILMGWGLDPSLLDNLD, from the coding sequence ATGATTTTCACCGACGGTGCCTGTTCGGGCAACCCGGGGCCTGGTGGTTTTGGCACAATTGTGGTGGTTCCCGACGGTCGGGTGGACGAGTTGGGCGAGGGCCGCCCATCCACAACCAACAATCGAATGGAAATGGTGGCCGTCATTAAAGGTCTGCAAAAGATAAAGGGGATGAGGGGTGATGTATGGGTTCTCACGGACTCCACCTATGTCATCCGCGGCATCACCCAGTGGATTTGGGGTTGGAAGAAAAAGGGCTGGAAGACGGCTGAGGGTAACGAAGTCACCAACCGTGACCTTTGGGAAGCGCTTGCTGAGGAAGTCAGTGATCGGAAGAAGTTCGGGAGTCTGGAGTGGAAGTACCTTCGCGGTCACCAGGGAACTCCCGGTAACGAACGCTGCGATGAGATTGCCGTGGCCTTTACCAAGAAGAAGCGACCATCTTTGTTTTCCGGCACCCTGCTGGAGTATGAGGTCCCCATCTATGATCTTCCTGAGGACATGTCCCTGCCGCCCATGAGGCCCAAAACTGAAAAGAAGGCGGCTCACTCTTACTTAAGCTACGTCAATGGCAAGCTGCTTCGTCACTCCACATGGAGTGATTGCGAGGCTCAAGTGAAAGGAAGGCCGGGGGCCAAATTCAAGAAGGCCACATCGGCCAGTGATGAGGAATCCATCTTAATGGGATGGGGTTTGGACCCATCCCTCTTGGATAATCTCGACTAA
- a CDS encoding aldehyde dehydrogenase family protein, whose amino-acid sequence MRTDLQDKKSPTKKKVNPADASKCSSAAFHLQYAPAPESCDIVSIKEQNELFIGGQFVAPQSGEYFPTVNPATGEVLSQLALANVADVDLAVKTARQAYENVWSKTSGRDRGRYLFRIARLIQERARELAVLETLDNGKPIKETRDVDIPLVAAHFFYYAGWADKLEYAVPGKMVSPLGVAAQVIPWNFPLLMAAWKIAPALATGNTVVLKAAETTSLTALMLAEIIRDAGVPDGVVNIITGAGETGAALVNHAGVNKVAFTGSTEVGKIIARAIAGTDKRLTLELGGKSAHIIFEDAALDQAVEGIVNGIYFNQGHVCCAGSRLLLEESISHEVVAKLKRRMESIRVGDPMDKNTDIGAINSLGELEKIQRLVAIGKEEEGEFFEPQSCKLPAKGYFHKPCFFDKVASSSTLSRVEVFGPVLTISTFRTPEEAITKANDTPYGLAAGIWSEKGAKIHQVASQLKAGVIWANTYNKFDPTSPFGGYNESGFGREGGRHGLFPYLEVH is encoded by the coding sequence ATGAGAACAGATTTACAAGATAAAAAAAGCCCGACAAAAAAGAAGGTGAACCCAGCTGATGCGAGCAAATGTTCCAGTGCGGCTTTTCACCTTCAGTACGCCCCGGCTCCTGAAAGTTGCGATATTGTCAGCATCAAGGAGCAAAATGAGTTGTTCATCGGTGGACAATTTGTGGCCCCCCAAAGCGGTGAGTACTTCCCCACGGTGAACCCAGCCACGGGAGAGGTGCTGTCCCAATTGGCGCTCGCCAATGTCGCTGACGTGGATCTGGCGGTTAAAACGGCACGTCAGGCCTATGAAAACGTCTGGTCTAAAACATCGGGGCGCGATCGCGGACGCTACCTCTTTCGCATTGCTCGCCTGATCCAGGAAAGAGCCAGGGAGTTGGCCGTCCTTGAGACTTTGGACAATGGAAAGCCCATTAAGGAAACCCGTGACGTGGACATTCCCCTGGTGGCAGCCCACTTTTTCTATTATGCGGGCTGGGCGGATAAGCTTGAGTATGCCGTGCCCGGCAAGATGGTGTCACCTCTTGGCGTGGCCGCCCAAGTCATCCCCTGGAATTTTCCCCTGCTAATGGCGGCATGGAAGATTGCGCCGGCCTTGGCGACTGGTAATACTGTGGTGCTCAAAGCCGCCGAGACCACTTCTTTGACCGCTCTTATGTTAGCCGAAATCATACGTGATGCCGGTGTGCCGGATGGAGTGGTCAATATCATCACCGGAGCTGGCGAAACCGGAGCTGCCCTGGTCAATCATGCCGGCGTCAACAAGGTAGCCTTTACGGGCTCAACCGAGGTGGGAAAGATCATCGCCCGCGCGATTGCCGGTACAGATAAACGACTGACGCTTGAACTGGGCGGGAAGTCGGCGCACATTATCTTTGAAGATGCCGCCTTGGACCAAGCTGTTGAAGGCATTGTGAATGGTATCTACTTCAATCAAGGTCACGTGTGTTGTGCAGGATCTCGACTCCTCCTTGAAGAATCCATCTCCCATGAAGTGGTGGCGAAACTGAAGCGTCGCATGGAATCCATCCGCGTGGGCGATCCTATGGATAAGAACACCGACATTGGTGCGATCAACTCTCTAGGAGAGTTGGAAAAAATCCAGCGACTCGTGGCCATTGGCAAAGAGGAGGAGGGCGAATTTTTTGAACCTCAGAGCTGTAAGCTTCCGGCCAAGGGATATTTCCACAAGCCCTGTTTCTTCGACAAAGTGGCCTCCTCGTCCACCCTCAGTCGGGTGGAGGTCTTCGGTCCTGTCCTCACCATTTCCACTTTCCGAACTCCAGAAGAGGCCATTACCAAAGCCAATGACACCCCATATGGGCTGGCGGCCGGTATTTGGTCCGAAAAAGGAGCCAAGATTCATCAAGTCGCTTCGCAGTTGAAAGCCGGAGTCATCTGGGCCAACACCTATAATAAATTCGATCCCACGTCCCCCTTTGGTGGCTACAATGAGAGCGGTTTTGGCCGTGAAGGTGGTCGGCACGGACTATTTCCCTACCTGGAGGTTCACTAA
- a CDS encoding response regulator, with translation MAQVLLVEDDPELCNLLEGCLTAFNHQVTTTTNGKRAIELLKKTDFDIVVSDFQMPEMDGIKLFQWIRENKKTPFILMSGYADFGGQLPEVTVEMDRVLAKPCRLQDIREALDECLNVGSKDRSKDHEYCKVPINEFIVEADLDFDIFIRLAGNRYVKIGHHGSPPSREQMESYIKKGAQHLYLNKEDLGKLIHFNVQVAKAATQLSLDNVIERNLFLRYTAETILEQTFVVGMNQPAFQSATEFMEIMLSSFENENELLNQLILLDSQTSWIYRHSLAVSIYSIMIARQMRRFSLQQVLLAGLAGMFHDVGKKEFDPGLMEKSPGLLSPQEKATLKTHPTLSRKILEKSPGTQPELLEIVEQHHEQLDGKGYPKGLKGDAIHPLALVVSGANILAKLLLPPRQKVSKLDFDQALAKINADPHHPIAPLVLSAIRELHE, from the coding sequence TTGGCACAAGTTCTTCTCGTAGAAGATGACCCCGAACTCTGCAACCTTCTTGAAGGCTGTCTCACTGCCTTCAATCACCAGGTGACAACCACAACCAATGGCAAACGGGCCATTGAACTTCTTAAAAAAACTGATTTCGATATCGTGGTCTCAGACTTTCAAATGCCTGAGATGGACGGCATTAAGCTTTTCCAGTGGATCAGGGAGAACAAGAAAACGCCTTTTATTCTCATGTCAGGCTATGCCGATTTCGGCGGGCAACTGCCTGAAGTCACAGTGGAGATGGACCGGGTTCTGGCCAAACCCTGTCGGCTACAGGACATTCGAGAAGCCCTAGACGAGTGTCTCAACGTCGGCAGCAAAGACCGCTCAAAAGATCACGAATACTGCAAGGTCCCCATCAACGAATTCATTGTCGAAGCAGATTTGGATTTTGATATCTTTATCCGCTTAGCCGGCAACCGCTATGTCAAAATTGGCCATCACGGATCACCACCGAGTCGCGAACAAATGGAGTCTTACATTAAAAAGGGCGCTCAGCATCTTTATCTCAATAAAGAGGACCTGGGAAAGCTCATTCACTTTAATGTTCAAGTCGCCAAGGCCGCCACCCAACTTTCCTTGGACAATGTCATCGAAAGAAATTTGTTCTTGCGCTATACCGCCGAAACCATCCTAGAGCAGACCTTCGTGGTGGGCATGAACCAACCCGCCTTCCAGTCAGCCACCGAGTTCATGGAAATCATGCTCTCCTCCTTTGAAAATGAAAATGAGCTTTTGAATCAGCTCATCCTGCTCGACAGCCAAACCAGCTGGATCTACCGTCACAGCTTGGCCGTGTCCATTTACTCCATCATGATTGCCCGGCAAATGAGACGCTTCAGCCTTCAACAGGTCCTGTTGGCGGGACTAGCTGGCATGTTTCACGACGTGGGCAAGAAAGAGTTTGACCCCGGGCTGATGGAAAAGTCTCCGGGCCTTCTCAGCCCTCAGGAAAAGGCGACCTTAAAAACCCACCCCACCCTTAGCCGCAAAATCCTGGAGAAATCTCCAGGTACTCAACCGGAACTCCTCGAAATTGTGGAGCAGCACCACGAGCAGCTGGATGGAAAAGGCTACCCGAAGGGACTCAAAGGTGACGCCATTCACCCTCTGGCCCTAGTGGTTTCAGGAGCCAACATTTTAGCGAAGCTGCTACTTCCTCCGCGACAGAAAGTCAGCAAGCTCGACTTCGACCAGGCCTTGGCGAAAATCAACGCCGACCCACACCACCCCATTGCACCATTGGTGTTATCGGCGATTCGCGAACTACACGAATAA
- a CDS encoding sugar nucleotide-binding protein encodes MKLFIQGISSWTAHYAIPYIRHEYPRLEMHGTFRSHRPQFEEGHCTLYPIDRNSDCLPIVEEVRPDYFLHLARGEEDEDFVFHQNLIPILNRLGIHYSFASSFNAVDSNTETDHMENELAHAQTGYGKFKAQCENELMEKSQSFAIFRFAAVHGWAPGRLSRTESFLQKLQAGEEVTVDRGVLQNRPFVGYLACMMIDTILAEGQGVFHLGPEDASEELVFLRHLAEEFGYSQHQIIEGQLTPINAFMIPGKIYEMFGDRWRFREGDTIREIVKTPELQKYRSAK; translated from the coding sequence TTGAAACTTTTTATTCAGGGTATTTCCAGCTGGACGGCCCATTACGCCATCCCCTACATTCGCCATGAGTATCCTCGATTGGAGATGCATGGTACATTTCGTTCCCACCGCCCTCAGTTCGAGGAGGGTCACTGCACTCTATATCCCATTGATCGGAACTCGGACTGTTTGCCAATCGTCGAGGAGGTCCGTCCCGATTACTTTCTCCATTTGGCGCGCGGAGAGGAAGACGAGGATTTTGTTTTTCATCAGAATCTCATTCCGATTTTGAATCGCTTGGGTATTCACTATTCCTTCGCCTCCTCCTTTAATGCTGTGGATAGCAACACCGAAACCGATCACATGGAAAACGAATTGGCTCACGCACAAACGGGCTACGGAAAATTTAAGGCTCAGTGTGAAAATGAATTGATGGAGAAGAGCCAGTCTTTTGCTATCTTTCGCTTCGCCGCTGTCCATGGGTGGGCTCCAGGGAGGCTTTCGCGGACGGAGAGCTTTCTGCAGAAGCTTCAGGCAGGTGAGGAAGTAACTGTTGATCGAGGTGTGCTACAGAACCGTCCCTTCGTTGGCTATTTGGCTTGCATGATGATTGATACCATTCTTGCGGAAGGGCAGGGGGTTTTCCATCTTGGCCCCGAAGATGCCAGCGAAGAGTTGGTTTTTCTTCGTCATTTGGCAGAGGAATTCGGCTACTCGCAACATCAAATCATTGAGGGACAACTCACACCCATTAATGCCTTTATGATTCCCGGAAAGATCTATGAGATGTTTGGCGATAGATGGCGCTTTCGCGAAGGGGACACCATTCGCGAGATCGTGAAGACGCCGGAGCTGCAGAAGTACCGATCGGCCAAGTGA